CGGCTGGCATTGATCAGCCAGGCGCCCGGCTTGAGTGCGCGCAGCTGCTCGGCGCCAATCAGGTGGCGGGTGCCGGCGTCCAGCGGCGTGTGCAGGCTGAGCACATCGCAGTCGCGCAGGATCTCCGCCAGCTCGACGAAATCACCGCCCTCGGTGGCCTGGCGCGGCGGGTCGCAGACCCGCACGTCCCAGCCCAGGCCGCGCAGCACCTCGACCAGGCGACCGCCGACCTGGCCGGCACCGACCACGCCGTAGGTCAGTTCCGGCAGCCGGCGCCCGGTACGTTCGCCCAGGGCCAGCAGGCAACCCAGTACGTAGTCGACCACGCCACGGGCGTTGCAGCCCGGCGCGCTGGACCAGGCGATGCCGGCCGCGGCGAAGTAGTCGAGGTCCAGGTGATCGGTGCCGATGGTGCAGGTGCCGACGAAACGCACCTTGCTGCCCTCCAGCAGCGCGCGGTCGACACGGGTCACCGAGCGCACCAGCAGCACTTCGGCGTCGCCCAGGGCGGCGCGGTCGATGGCGCGGCCGGGATGGCGGCGAATCTCGCCGAAGGCGGCGAAGAACTCGTCGAGCAGGGGAATGTTCTCGTCGGCGACTATCAGCATGGGGCACTCCACAGTAGAGCCGCCATTCTAGGCGTACGGCGCCGGCGGAGGTAGGCCGCGCTTTTCTGACCACCCGGACAGGGCTAGACTAGCGCGCCTTGTCGTATCTCCCGCTGGACCCACCATGCCCGCCCTCTCCCGCCCGGCCCGTACCCTGGCCGAAATCCGCGCCCTGCTGGCGCTGGCCACGCCGATCATCATCGCGCAGCTGGCCTACACCTCGATGGGCTTCGTCGACACCGTGATGGCCGGCCGCGTCAGCGCGCGCGACCTGGCCGGCGTGGCGCTGGGCAACTCGCTGTGGGTGCCGGTGTTCCTGCTGATGAACGGCACCCTGCTGGCCACCACGGCCAAGGTCGCCCAGCGCTTCGGCGCCGGCAAGGAGGCCGAGAACGGCCCGCTGGTGCGCCAGGCCCTGTGGCTGGCGCTGGCCATCGGCACGCTGTGCGCGGTGCTGCTGTGGAACGCCGAGCCGGTGCTGCGCCTGATGGGCGTGGATGCCGAACTCAGCGCCCTGGCCATGGGCTACCTGCGCGGCGTCGCCTGCGGCTTCCCGGCCACCGCGCTGTACCAGGTGCTGCGCTGCTTCAGCGACGGCCTGGGCCGCACCCGGCCGAGCATGGTGCTGGGCATCTGCGGCCTGCTGCTGAACATCCCGCTGAACTACGTGCTGATCTACGGCAAGCTGGGCCTGCCGGCGCTGGGCGGCGTCGGCTGCGGCTGGGCCACCGGCATCGTCATGTGGTGCAGCCTGCTGGGCATGCTCTGGTGGGTGCACTGGGCCCCGGCCTACCGCGCCAGCGGCCTGTTCCTGCGCTTCGACTGGCCCCAGTGGCCGGTGATCCGCCGCCTGCTCTCGGTCGGCCTGCCGATCGGCGTGTCGATCTTCGCCGAGTCGAGCATCTTCTCGGTGATCGCCCTGCTCATCGGCGGCCTCGGCGCCACCGTGGTGGCCGGGCACCAGATCGCCCTGAACTTCAGCTCGATGATCTTCATGATCCCCTATTCGCTGGCCATGGCCGCCACCGTGCGTGTGGGGCAGTCGCTGGGGCGCGGCACACCGCGCGATGCACGCTTCGCCGCCGGCGTGGCGATGGCCACCGCGCTGACCTATGCCTGCCTGTCGGCGAGCCTGGTGATGCTGCTGCGCGAGCCGATCGCGCGGATCTACAGCCCGGACCCGGAGGTGATCGCCATGGCCGCCACCCTGCTGGTGTATTCCGCGCTGTTCCAGTTCTCCGACGCCGTGCAGGTCACCGC
This DNA window, taken from Pseudomonas alcaligenes, encodes the following:
- the pdxB gene encoding 4-phosphoerythronate dehydrogenase PdxB, encoding MLIVADENIPLLDEFFAAFGEIRRHPGRAIDRAALGDAEVLLVRSVTRVDRALLEGSKVRFVGTCTIGTDHLDLDYFAAAGIAWSSAPGCNARGVVDYVLGCLLALGERTGRRLPELTYGVVGAGQVGGRLVEVLRGLGWDVRVCDPPRQATEGGDFVELAEILRDCDVLSLHTPLDAGTRHLIGAEQLRALKPGAWLINASRGAVLDNAALKAHLRGGADLQVALDVWEGEPQVDPELAALCQIATPHIAGYSLDGKLRGTAQIYQAYCRAMGLAEQVQLDELLPPAWLGELSLHEDAAIDWALATLCRGVYDPRRDDADFRRSLVGDAAQRKAAFDQLRKHYPHRREIDGLQVRLDGDAPHLAALVGALGCRVL
- a CDS encoding MATE family efflux transporter; protein product: MPALSRPARTLAEIRALLALATPIIIAQLAYTSMGFVDTVMAGRVSARDLAGVALGNSLWVPVFLLMNGTLLATTAKVAQRFGAGKEAENGPLVRQALWLALAIGTLCAVLLWNAEPVLRLMGVDAELSALAMGYLRGVACGFPATALYQVLRCFSDGLGRTRPSMVLGICGLLLNIPLNYVLIYGKLGLPALGGVGCGWATGIVMWCSLLGMLWWVHWAPAYRASGLFLRFDWPQWPVIRRLLSVGLPIGVSIFAESSIFSVIALLIGGLGATVVAGHQIALNFSSMIFMIPYSLAMAATVRVGQSLGRGTPRDARFAAGVAMATALTYACLSASLVMLLREPIARIYSPDPEVIAMAATLLVYSALFQFSDAVQVTAAGALRGYQDTRATMLITLLAYWGIGLPVGYALGLSDWLGQPSGPSGLWQGLVAGLTCAAVLLGIRLARSARRHIRA